From Cohaesibacter gelatinilyticus, the proteins below share one genomic window:
- a CDS encoding SPW repeat domain-containing protein, giving the protein MPRHCPSKAALSANNRKTSYGLLFPLVGINLMAMPFLFGLGSGNGLAFWLSVVTGIAALILTLLTDHHLGVFRVLPYSVHLTVDGLVGITFIAAPLLLGFAGIEFWYNMLLGLTVIAVVGLHQPEERMAAA; this is encoded by the coding sequence ATGCCCCGGCATTGTCCGTCGAAAGCTGCCTTGTCAGCAAACAATCGAAAAACATCCTATGGCTTATTGTTCCCCCTCGTTGGTATTAACCTCATGGCCATGCCGTTTCTGTTTGGCCTGGGTAGCGGCAATGGTCTGGCATTCTGGCTGTCCGTCGTGACCGGCATCGCGGCCCTTATATTGACGCTGCTGACGGACCACCATCTCGGTGTATTCCGAGTGCTGCCCTATAGCGTGCATCTCACTGTCGATGGCCTCGTCGGCATCACCTTCATCGCCGCGCCGCTGCTGCTCGGCTTCGCTGGCATCGAGTTCTGGTACAATATGCTGCTCGGCCTGACCGTCATCGCCGTAGTCGGCCTGCACCAACCCGAAGAGCGCATGGCTGCCGCATGA
- a CDS encoding MarR family winged helix-turn-helix transcriptional regulator, whose product MIMNYENFPHYWVNHLGFQLRKELETAFVANGHRVTSEEWALLLILSKHGQLSPRDLSQLTLRDPTTVSRLIDRLEGKGLLERTRTRKDRRIVDVGITEAGRVLFAKLADIASRLINLSLQDIAPQDLELVNQVLKKMSENLSNLERGADV is encoded by the coding sequence ATGATTATGAATTATGAGAATTTTCCGCATTACTGGGTGAACCATCTCGGGTTTCAGCTCCGAAAGGAGCTTGAAACAGCATTCGTTGCCAACGGGCATCGGGTGACCAGTGAAGAATGGGCCTTGCTGCTTATTTTGAGCAAACATGGTCAATTGAGCCCGCGTGATCTGTCACAACTGACATTGCGTGATCCCACGACAGTATCGCGCCTGATTGACCGGCTGGAAGGCAAGGGGCTGCTCGAACGCACCCGAACCCGCAAGGATCGCAGGATTGTTGATGTCGGCATAACGGAAGCAGGTCGCGTCCTGTTTGCAAAACTTGCTGACATTGCCAGCCGCCTTATCAATCTTTCCTTGCAGGACATTGCCCCACAGGATTTGGAGCTGGTGAACCAGGTGCTGAAAAAGATGTCAGAAAATCTCAGCAATCTGGAAAGGGGAGCAGATGTATAA
- a CDS encoding TetR/AcrR family transcriptional regulator, which produces MKEKEQPRSNKARTEAMRSALIGAARALFAQKGYAETSTPEIVKTAGVTRGALYHHFKDKEAIFHAVVTEEFVAVADEINASIKPAPASAIDALKQGSRGYLRAMQEPGRVRIMLLDGPAVLGQIELDKIDRETSADTLRLGLAAAMKASEIRTLPLEALTQQLSAMFDRAALAVSEGDDPEDHLQVLDALIATLKEG; this is translated from the coding sequence ATGAAAGAGAAAGAACAACCAAGGTCCAATAAGGCTCGCACCGAGGCCATGCGCTCTGCGCTGATTGGTGCGGCCAGAGCTCTATTTGCGCAAAAGGGCTATGCGGAAACCTCCACACCGGAAATCGTGAAGACCGCGGGGGTCACGCGCGGGGCGCTTTACCACCATTTCAAAGATAAAGAGGCGATCTTTCACGCTGTGGTCACCGAGGAATTTGTCGCCGTGGCCGATGAGATAAATGCATCCATCAAGCCCGCTCCTGCCTCTGCAATTGACGCATTGAAGCAGGGGAGCCGTGGCTATCTCCGCGCCATGCAGGAACCGGGGCGCGTCCGCATCATGCTTCTGGACGGCCCGGCAGTCCTGGGGCAGATCGAACTCGACAAGATCGATCGTGAAACCTCTGCAGATACATTGCGTCTGGGGCTTGCCGCCGCCATGAAAGCGAGCGAGATCCGGACCCTTCCCCTTGAAGCCCTGACGCAACAGCTTTCCGCCATGTTCGACCGAGCCGCCCTTGCAGTCTCTGAAGGGGATGATCCTGAGGATCATTTACAGGTGCTCGATGCCCTGATTGCCACCTTGAAGGAAGGGTGA
- a CDS encoding VOC family protein translates to MIFRYTIFYVDDVPASLTFFEKAFGLERAFLHEGGDYGELVTGETKLAFSSKALMHQLGKNPASPRSDNPTFEIAFETDDVASALKRAVDAGATLIQDVRDEPWGQTTSYVADPNGYLIEICSAVQLPG, encoded by the coding sequence ATGATCTTTCGCTACACGATTTTTTACGTGGATGATGTCCCGGCTTCACTTACCTTTTTCGAGAAAGCATTCGGGCTTGAGCGCGCCTTTCTTCACGAGGGTGGCGATTATGGGGAATTGGTCACCGGAGAGACGAAACTGGCCTTTTCCTCAAAGGCTCTCATGCATCAGTTGGGCAAGAACCCGGCATCCCCACGATCTGATAATCCGACATTTGAGATTGCGTTTGAGACGGATGATGTAGCAAGCGCCCTGAAAAGAGCGGTTGATGCTGGCGCGACGCTCATTCAGGATGTACGTGACGAGCCATGGGGGCAGACGACATCCTATGTCGCAGACCCCAATGGCTATCTGATCGAGATTTGCTCAGCAGTCCAGCTTCCGGGATAA
- a CDS encoding DUF1801 domain-containing protein, which translates to MMNEIEKAEIAEHLKALIKRVVPEAAFVAKYGGTMVEAIPGEMKSQFCGVFAYKNHVSLEFTNGCDLDDPDKILEGSGKFRRHIKFAKLSDIEEKQSEGFLRQAAKAL; encoded by the coding sequence ATGATGAATGAAATTGAAAAAGCCGAAATTGCCGAGCACTTGAAGGCCCTGATAAAACGAGTGGTGCCTGAAGCGGCATTCGTCGCGAAATATGGTGGCACCATGGTCGAGGCCATCCCCGGAGAGATGAAATCGCAATTCTGCGGGGTCTTTGCCTACAAGAACCACGTCTCGCTGGAATTCACCAACGGATGTGATCTAGATGATCCCGATAAGATCCTGGAAGGAAGCGGGAAGTTTCGTCGCCATATCAAGTTCGCCAAACTCTCAGACATCGAGGAAAAGCAAAGCGAGGGCTTTTTACGTCAGGCGGCTAAAGCTCTTTGA
- a CDS encoding AraC family transcriptional regulator, whose protein sequence is MLDLLSDILTSLSMRGTLYFRTSLTTPWGIEVPPFENVARFHFAHRGNCLIEVAGCEKPVAIAQGDLLIIPHGASHKLYCAPETRDAVLPLDTVIEKSGFTGTGVLVYGGDDDDRETQLICGHFSFEPHAKHILMERLPPFIHLKNYGETAGKWMEATLRVIGDEAGGQRMGGDLIALKMSEAILAQAIRSFIESNEAPEWGLGAFSDDNLRRALDAFHKSPATPWTVEALAQTAGMSRTSFAVLFQKKMAMTPMEYVTAWRIEIAKKLLVHPRNSLTDAAEGAGYASDSAFARVFKKETGMTPAGFRKSIATDHSNS, encoded by the coding sequence ATGCTTGATCTTCTCAGTGACATCCTCACCAGCCTTTCGATGCGCGGCACGCTTTATTTCCGCACATCGCTCACCACCCCATGGGGCATTGAAGTGCCGCCCTTTGAAAATGTCGCGCGCTTTCACTTTGCCCATCGCGGCAATTGTCTGATCGAGGTGGCGGGTTGCGAGAAGCCGGTCGCAATTGCCCAAGGGGATCTGCTCATCATTCCCCATGGCGCTTCGCACAAACTCTATTGCGCCCCGGAAACAAGAGACGCGGTTCTTCCACTCGACACCGTCATTGAAAAATCAGGCTTCACCGGAACCGGAGTTCTGGTTTATGGCGGCGATGACGATGACCGCGAGACGCAGCTCATCTGCGGGCATTTTTCCTTCGAGCCCCACGCAAAACATATCCTGATGGAACGACTGCCGCCTTTCATTCATCTCAAGAATTATGGAGAAACAGCGGGCAAATGGATGGAAGCCACCTTGCGGGTGATTGGCGACGAGGCCGGTGGCCAGCGCATGGGCGGCGATCTGATTGCGCTAAAAATGTCCGAAGCCATCCTCGCCCAGGCCATTCGCAGTTTCATAGAGAGCAACGAGGCCCCGGAATGGGGGCTTGGTGCCTTCTCGGACGACAATCTGAGACGGGCACTGGATGCCTTTCACAAATCCCCTGCCACACCTTGGACGGTCGAAGCGCTGGCCCAGACGGCCGGCATGTCACGCACCAGCTTTGCGGTCCTGTTTCAAAAGAAAATGGCGATGACGCCCATGGAATATGTCACCGCCTGGCGCATCGAAATCGCCAAAAAATTGCTTGTGCATCCCAGAAACTCACTGACTGACGCAGCAGAGGGCGCAGGCTATGCCTCTGACTCTGCCTTTGCCCGTGTTTTCAAAAAGGAAACCGGCATGACCCCGGCAGGGTTCAGAAAATCGATTGCCACTGATCATTCAAATTCATGA
- a CDS encoding VOC family protein, protein MKCTQYYPVIQTDNAAATKAFYVDHFRFKVSFDADWYCHLQSSKDEGVNIAILKGDHETIPKQGHGTVNGLILNFEVEDVDAEFQHVQEAGLPILKTLTDEAFGQRHFITCDPNGVLIDVIKPIPPTADFADQYASDALPA, encoded by the coding sequence ATGAAATGCACCCAATATTATCCCGTGATCCAGACAGACAATGCGGCAGCAACAAAGGCCTTCTATGTGGATCACTTTCGTTTCAAGGTGAGCTTTGATGCAGACTGGTATTGTCATCTGCAATCCAGCAAAGATGAAGGCGTAAACATCGCGATCCTGAAAGGTGATCATGAGACCATCCCGAAACAGGGACATGGAACGGTCAATGGCTTGATCCTAAATTTCGAGGTGGAGGATGTGGATGCGGAATTCCAGCATGTTCAGGAAGCAGGCCTGCCCATTCTGAAAACACTGACGGACGAGGCCTTTGGTCAGCGCCACTTCATCACCTGTGATCCGAACGGCGTTTTGATTGATGTGATCAAGCCCATTCCGCCGACCGCAGACTTTGCCGATCAATATGCCTCAGACGCCCTTCCGGCTTGA
- a CDS encoding DUF4142 domain-containing protein, whose protein sequence is MRKILAGLTIAGMMFATQAFANDPAELSDVEIAHVAYTADNLDIRYAHLALAKSKNPEIHVFAKTMIRDHEAVNELALALLKKLGVQAKDNFLSQKLNRDGDAIIAKFSALSGAEFDKAYAENELAYHKAVNALVGDVFIPNIENAEVKALFEEGLRIFKAHEKHAEMMVGALK, encoded by the coding sequence ATGAGAAAGATTTTAGCCGGACTGACCATCGCAGGAATGATGTTTGCAACGCAGGCCTTTGCCAATGACCCGGCAGAACTGAGCGATGTCGAAATTGCGCATGTGGCTTACACCGCTGACAATCTGGACATTCGCTATGCCCATCTGGCGCTGGCCAAATCGAAGAATCCCGAAATTCATGTCTTCGCCAAGACGATGATCCGCGATCATGAAGCGGTGAACGAGTTGGCGCTGGCGCTTTTGAAAAAGCTGGGTGTGCAGGCCAAGGACAATTTCCTGAGCCAGAAACTGAACCGCGATGGCGATGCGATCATTGCCAAATTCAGCGCGCTGAGCGGGGCGGAATTTGACAAGGCTTATGCCGAAAATGAGCTGGCTTACCACAAGGCGGTCAATGCTCTGGTTGGCGATGTCTTCATTCCCAATATCGAAAATGCCGAGGTAAAGGCTCTGTTCGAAGAGGGCTTGAGGATCTTCAAAGCCCATGAAAAGCATGCCGAGATGATGGTCGGCGCGCTGAAATAA
- a CDS encoding carbohydrate ABC transporter permease, with translation MVDRLREWVPRLVLAPSFLLILVFVYGFILYSGYLSMTNSRMLPSNDWIGVANYVKLFKLKHWNTALINLGLFGFLYIAISSCLGLLLAILLDQKIRAEGVLRPIFLYPMALSFIVTGTAWKWFLDPGIGIEATMHAWGWESFQFNWIKDRSMAIYTVVIAAVWQSSGFVMAMFLAGLRGVDTEILKAAEMEGASKFRIYRKIVIPMMRPVFLSAFVVLAHLAIKAYDLVIALTGGGPGRATELPATFMYSYTFTRNQMGVGASSAIIMLVMIFSIIIPYLYSEMKSGDSK, from the coding sequence ATGGTTGATCGCCTGCGAGAATGGGTGCCTCGCCTCGTGCTGGCTCCAAGCTTTTTACTGATCCTTGTCTTTGTTTATGGCTTCATTCTGTATTCCGGTTATCTTTCCATGACCAATTCAAGAATGCTGCCATCCAATGACTGGATCGGCGTTGCAAATTACGTGAAGCTCTTCAAGCTGAAACACTGGAACACGGCCCTGATCAATCTGGGTCTGTTCGGATTTCTTTATATTGCCATAAGCAGCTGTCTCGGATTGTTGCTTGCAATTTTGCTTGATCAGAAAATCCGGGCAGAAGGCGTCTTGCGCCCGATCTTCCTGTATCCCATGGCTCTGTCTTTCATTGTCACCGGCACGGCATGGAAATGGTTCCTTGATCCGGGCATCGGCATCGAGGCGACCATGCATGCCTGGGGATGGGAGAGCTTCCAGTTCAATTGGATCAAGGATCGCTCGATGGCAATTTATACGGTCGTCATTGCAGCAGTATGGCAATCATCAGGGTTTGTCATGGCCATGTTCCTTGCAGGTCTGCGCGGCGTTGATACCGAGATTCTGAAAGCCGCCGAAATGGAGGGCGCATCGAAATTCAGAATCTATCGCAAGATTGTCATCCCCATGATGCGACCGGTTTTTCTTTCAGCTTTTGTTGTGCTCGCCCATTTGGCAATCAAGGCTTATGATCTGGTGATTGCCCTGACCGGCGGCGGACCCGGACGCGCCACCGAATTACCAGCAACCTTCATGTATTCCTATACCTTTACCCGCAACCAGATGGGCGTCGGAGCCTCTTCCGCAATCATCATGCTGGTCATGATCTTCTCCATCATCATCCCCTATCTCTATAGCGAAATGAAAAGCGGAGACTCCAAATGA
- a CDS encoding ABC transporter substrate-binding protein yields MTSIPGTVNAASNVEVLHWWTSGGEAAALKVLKENLEGQGVTWSDMPVAGGGGSSAMTALRARVTAGNPPTAVQMLGFDIKDWAGEGVLGNLNDVASAEGWDKVVPPALQFFSKHEGNWIASPVNVHSTNWVWINKSILDAAGGKAPTTWEELVSLLDAMKKTGVTPLAHGGQAWQDATIFDAVVLSLGDDFYKASMIDLDPAVLGGEKMVEAFNRMATLRSYVDDNFSGRDWNLASAMVINGEAGMQMMGDWAKGEFLRAGKKPGEDFVCIRFPGTQGAVTFNSDQFVMFDIKEGTDAQKKMASAVMDPAFQSVFNVVKGSVPARTDVPDTDFDDCGKKGMADLSDAAKNSRLFGSMAHGHSVPASIKNAIYDVVTAHFNGEYDAKTAAKELVNAVEAAQ; encoded by the coding sequence ATGACATCCATACCCGGAACGGTCAATGCAGCGTCAAATGTTGAAGTTCTGCATTGGTGGACATCAGGTGGAGAAGCGGCAGCCCTCAAGGTTCTCAAGGAAAATCTCGAAGGTCAGGGTGTGACCTGGTCGGACATGCCTGTAGCAGGCGGTGGTGGCAGCAGCGCCATGACAGCCCTGCGTGCCCGTGTTACGGCAGGAAATCCGCCAACCGCCGTTCAGATGCTTGGATTTGATATCAAGGATTGGGCCGGTGAAGGCGTATTGGGCAACCTCAATGATGTTGCATCGGCAGAAGGCTGGGACAAGGTTGTGCCACCAGCCCTGCAATTCTTCTCCAAACATGAGGGCAACTGGATTGCCTCTCCTGTCAATGTTCACTCCACCAACTGGGTCTGGATCAACAAATCCATCCTTGATGCCGCAGGTGGCAAGGCCCCCACAACATGGGAAGAGCTTGTTTCCCTTCTGGACGCCATGAAAAAAACAGGTGTCACACCATTGGCCCATGGCGGGCAGGCCTGGCAGGATGCCACCATCTTCGACGCAGTGGTCCTCTCGCTTGGAGATGATTTTTACAAAGCCTCGATGATTGACCTTGATCCGGCAGTGCTTGGTGGAGAGAAGATGGTGGAAGCCTTCAATCGCATGGCAACCCTTCGCTCCTATGTCGACGACAATTTCTCGGGTCGTGACTGGAACCTCGCATCTGCCATGGTCATAAATGGCGAAGCAGGCATGCAGATGATGGGCGACTGGGCCAAGGGCGAGTTCCTGCGGGCAGGCAAGAAGCCTGGCGAAGACTTCGTTTGCATCCGCTTCCCAGGCACCCAAGGCGCGGTAACATTCAACTCCGACCAGTTTGTCATGTTTGACATCAAGGAAGGAACCGACGCACAGAAGAAAATGGCCTCTGCTGTCATGGATCCGGCCTTCCAGTCCGTCTTCAACGTTGTCAAAGGCTCCGTTCCGGCCCGGACGGATGTGCCTGACACAGACTTTGACGATTGCGGCAAAAAAGGCATGGCCGATTTGTCGGACGCAGCAAAAAACAGCCGCCTGTTCGGCTCGATGGCCCATGGCCATTCCGTTCCAGCCAGCATCAAGAACGCCATTTATGACGTTGTAACCGCCCATTTCAATGGCGAATATGACGCCAAGACCGCAGCAAAAGAGCTGGTCAATGCGGTAGAAGCTGCCCAATAA
- a CDS encoding carbohydrate ABC transporter permease, translating into MNQSVSASSATHGNRMIRALIYASLILFAIYYLLPLYVMVINSFKPLEEIRGGGMMNLPQQWTIDSWLTAWSSAQIGVKPTGLKPFFINSILMVVPAVLLSTFLGALNGYVLTKWKFRGHGIVFGMLLLACFIPFQIVLIPMARILGILDLAGTTAGLVLVHTVYGLGFTTLFFRNYYDAFPTELVRSAQIDGASFFQIFRRILLPNSAPIFVVTIIWQFTNIWNDFLFGASFADFDSIPMTVALNNLVNSSTGVKEYNVHFAGSILAALPTLIVYIVSGRYFVRGLMAGSVKG; encoded by the coding sequence ATGAACCAGTCTGTTTCCGCCTCGTCCGCAACACACGGCAACCGCATGATTCGGGCCCTGATCTATGCAAGCCTGATCCTGTTCGCGATCTATTATCTGCTGCCCCTCTATGTGATGGTGATCAATTCCTTCAAACCTCTGGAGGAAATCCGTGGCGGCGGCATGATGAACCTGCCGCAACAATGGACCATCGATTCCTGGCTGACCGCCTGGTCTTCCGCCCAGATTGGTGTGAAACCGACCGGCCTAAAGCCTTTCTTCATCAACTCGATCCTGATGGTTGTACCTGCGGTTCTGCTCTCGACATTTCTGGGCGCTCTCAACGGCTATGTATTGACCAAATGGAAATTCAGAGGTCACGGAATTGTCTTTGGCATGCTGCTTCTGGCATGTTTCATTCCCTTTCAGATTGTTCTGATACCCATGGCCCGCATTCTGGGAATACTGGATCTTGCCGGAACAACAGCCGGGCTGGTTCTTGTCCATACCGTCTATGGGCTGGGCTTCACCACCCTCTTTTTCCGCAATTATTATGATGCATTTCCGACCGAACTGGTGCGATCTGCCCAGATTGACGGGGCAAGCTTCTTCCAGATATTCCGTCGCATTCTGTTGCCCAATTCAGCACCCATCTTCGTTGTCACCATCATCTGGCAATTCACCAATATATGGAATGATTTCCTGTTCGGTGCCTCCTTTGCGGATTTCGACTCCATTCCCATGACGGTGGCCTTGAACAATCTGGTCAATTCCTCAACCGGCGTCAAAGAATATAACGTCCATTTTGCTGGCTCCATCCTCGCCGCCCTTCCCACTCTGATCGTCTATATCGTCTCTGGTCGCTACTTTGTTCGCGGGCTGATGGCAGGATCCGTAAAAGGATAA
- a CDS encoding helix-turn-helix domain-containing protein, producing MADFTDENPSCVHRWSYTVEKDETSIVLPDGCLDILVVSCVETGKDMLCATHWDFSPRPVALRAGLTLTGYRLRPGTMVDLPELNAEVGNVSNLEAMINDAASPDQEITQIIEALGLPESSVDGLARQQGVSERSLQRHFKSLSLPPPVFWRQLGRARRAVQALPCRVPLSDIALDYGYSDQAHMTREFVRWFGLTPAQLRQSPDVMKYLAEPGLGNWS from the coding sequence ATGGCTGATTTCACCGACGAAAACCCCTCCTGTGTTCACCGCTGGTCCTACACGGTTGAGAAAGACGAGACCTCTATCGTCCTGCCGGACGGGTGTTTGGACATTCTTGTCGTTTCCTGTGTGGAGACGGGAAAGGATATGCTGTGTGCCACTCATTGGGACTTTTCGCCGAGACCGGTAGCGCTTCGTGCCGGGCTTACTCTGACTGGCTATCGGCTTCGGCCAGGAACCATGGTCGATCTTCCCGAGCTTAATGCAGAAGTCGGTAACGTCTCCAATCTGGAGGCCATGATCAATGATGCTGCAAGCCCTGATCAAGAGATCACGCAGATCATTGAAGCTCTGGGTTTACCGGAAAGCAGCGTCGATGGCCTGGCCAGACAGCAAGGGGTATCGGAAAGAAGTCTGCAACGTCATTTCAAGAGCCTTTCCCTTCCGCCGCCGGTCTTCTGGCGTCAATTGGGGCGGGCAAGGAGGGCCGTTCAGGCGCTGCCATGTCGGGTGCCGCTCAGTGACATTGCCCTCGACTATGGCTATAGCGATCAGGCCCACATGACGCGGGAGTTTGTCCGATGGTTTGGCCTGACGCCAGCCCAGTTGCGCCAAAGCCCGGATGTCATGAAGTATCTGGCAGAGCCGGGCCTTGGGAATTGGTCATAA
- a CDS encoding Shedu anti-phage system protein SduA domain-containing protein → MKFTNAENWREDLFNRWPQDWPDKSKHVIPHDVTVAQYEELVALLDAKAGEREIEMFLTRNREALSMVIWLFSTGHHMSWIFPKAPFRPSVGEVGGLIPDYLVAGANSMGVQYFVLELKGPDKRAFVKQGKRVYLSAEANKGVCQLMNYLDYAARDQAYLRDSLQLHQFREPTGVLLIGTDEETEDPQVRQFKAAWNRMNPQIMIRSYSALQRTMLSKLQDHRKLPTVEK, encoded by the coding sequence ATGAAGTTTACGAACGCAGAAAATTGGCGTGAAGATCTGTTTAATCGATGGCCGCAGGACTGGCCAGACAAGTCGAAGCACGTGATACCCCACGACGTGACGGTGGCGCAATATGAGGAATTGGTTGCCCTACTAGATGCGAAAGCCGGGGAGCGAGAGATTGAGATGTTCCTCACACGTAACCGCGAGGCACTCTCAATGGTAATCTGGCTGTTCTCAACAGGACATCACATGAGCTGGATCTTCCCTAAGGCACCGTTCAGGCCCTCGGTTGGGGAGGTTGGCGGACTTATACCCGACTATCTAGTTGCTGGCGCCAACAGTATGGGGGTCCAATACTTTGTGCTAGAACTGAAGGGGCCTGATAAAAGGGCCTTCGTGAAACAAGGGAAGCGCGTGTATTTGTCAGCTGAAGCGAACAAGGGCGTCTGTCAGCTCATGAATTACCTCGACTATGCTGCCCGCGATCAGGCGTACCTTCGCGACAGTCTGCAACTTCACCAGTTTCGAGAACCGACGGGCGTGCTGTTGATCGGGACTGACGAGGAAACCGAAGACCCTCAGGTACGTCAATTCAAGGCGGCATGGAACAGGATGAATCCACAGATCATGATCAGATCGTATAGTGCGTTGCAACGCACAATGCTGAGTAAGCTTCAAGACCATAGAAAATTGCCGACTGTAGAGAAATAG
- a CDS encoding plastocyanin/azurin family copper-binding protein: protein MTSNLKRRDILVGVAACATTLALSGKTGLAASPETHHVRIKSFTFEPQHIRVKVGDVIVWTNEDLAPHTATAMEGGWDTGEIARSETGSIKVTADMELSYFCAFHPHMKGRIELV from the coding sequence ATGACATCGAACCTTAAACGCAGAGATATTCTGGTCGGGGTGGCGGCATGTGCCACCACTCTGGCCTTATCTGGCAAAACTGGCTTGGCTGCATCACCAGAGACCCATCATGTCAGGATCAAATCCTTCACCTTCGAGCCACAGCATATCAGGGTCAAGGTCGGCGATGTGATCGTCTGGACCAATGAGGATCTCGCCCCGCACACGGCTACGGCCATGGAGGGCGGCTGGGACACAGGAGAGATCGCCCGATCCGAGACCGGCTCGATCAAGGTAACCGCAGACATGGAACTCAGCTATTTCTGCGCATTCCACCCCCATATGAAGGGTAGGATCGAATTGGTGTAG
- a CDS encoding LacI family transcriptional regulator — protein sequence MAGKNSDQKGLIDKPRPTQKTISQLTGLAITTVSKALQGDPRIAAKTRERVEQVAAEIGYVPDRAAQRLRTGKTKVISLILDPHDEILSFGNSMISGIVEALKGSDYHLNITPHFTVGGDQDAVRHIVRNGLADGLIFTRTRVFDERVRYLMEREFPFISHGRTDFSEQHSFFDYDNEAFAYQAAMRLVDKGCRNLLILLPIRDFTFYQHMRYGFMRAVRETGVSYLIPEDVTLDSRRSELTQWAAKLAGSGDMPDGIVCPGESSYFALLAGFREHGLLHGKDFLAVVKTNSDMLDMIDPTVDRIGEDIKVAGYEMGSHLLNRLRSNEGDLWQRVQQPKIIFCE from the coding sequence ATGGCGGGTAAGAATTCCGATCAAAAGGGCTTGATTGACAAGCCACGTCCGACACAGAAAACCATCTCTCAGCTTACCGGTCTGGCCATTACCACTGTTTCAAAAGCCTTGCAGGGCGATCCCAGGATCGCCGCCAAAACGCGTGAGCGCGTGGAACAGGTTGCTGCGGAAATAGGCTATGTGCCTGATCGGGCGGCGCAGAGATTGCGTACCGGAAAGACCAAGGTTATCAGTCTGATTCTGGATCCGCATGATGAAATTCTGAGTTTTGGCAACTCGATGATTTCGGGTATCGTGGAAGCGCTCAAAGGATCGGATTATCATCTCAACATTACCCCGCATTTCACTGTTGGGGGAGATCAGGATGCCGTGCGTCATATCGTGCGCAATGGTCTTGCAGACGGGCTGATCTTCACGCGTACGCGGGTGTTTGATGAACGGGTCCGTTATCTTATGGAGCGTGAGTTTCCGTTCATCTCTCATGGGCGTACGGACTTTTCCGAGCAGCACAGTTTTTTTGACTATGACAATGAGGCATTTGCCTATCAGGCTGCGATGCGCCTGGTGGATAAGGGATGTCGGAACCTTTTGATTCTTCTGCCTATTCGAGATTTTACCTTTTACCAGCATATGCGGTATGGTTTCATGCGGGCCGTGCGCGAAACCGGTGTTTCCTATCTCATTCCCGAAGATGTGACGCTTGATTCCAGGCGGTCTGAATTGACGCAATGGGCGGCAAAGCTCGCCGGATCCGGGGATATGCCGGATGGTATCGTATGCCCCGGAGAATCATCCTATTTCGCGCTTCTGGCCGGTTTCAGAGAGCATGGTCTTTTGCATGGCAAGGATTTCCTTGCAGTTGTAAAAACCAATTCGGACATGCTGGATATGATTGATCCGACGGTTGACCGGATAGGGGAGGATATCAAGGTTGCGGGATATGAGATGGGGTCTCATCTGCTGAACAGGCTGAGAAGCAACGAGGGTGATCTCTGGCAGCGTGTTCAGCAGCCAAAAATCATTTTCTGTGAGTAA